Part of the bacterium genome, CTCGAAGAGGAGCTCGCGATCCTCGCGCGGACCCGCGATCACCTGGAGGATCGAATTCTCGCGCTGTTCGACGAGGTCGAGAGGCTCAAGGGCGATTTGGCGGCGCGGCAGGCGGAGGCACGGGCGCTCGAAGAGCGTCTCGCCGCGCACCTCGCCGTGTACGACCGTGAGCGCGGGCGGCTCGAGGCGGAGATCGGGTCCCGGGAGGCCGAGCGGGCCAGGCTCGCCGCCGCCGTCGAGCCCCGGCTGCTCAAGAAGTACGACGGCATCGCGGCGCAGGAGGGCGGCGTGGGGATGGTGGCGATCGTCGGCGGATTCTGCGGTGGCTGCCACAACGACGTGCCGGCCCGGTTCGTCTCCCGCGTGCGCGGCGGCGACGTGGTGACCTGCGAACGCTGCCACCGGATCTTGTATCTGCCCGACGGCGCGCGGTGACGGGGGGATCGCGCCGGCGCCCCGCCGGCCGGAAGACGGGGCGGCCGTCTGCACCCGGGCACGTCCCCGCCGCGGCGTCCGACGTGACGATCTGCATCGACGGCGCCTCGCGGGGCAACCCGGGGCACGCGTCGATCGGCGTTCTCGTGCTGGCCGGCGGCGAGCCGCTCAAGACGATCGCCGAGCGCATCGGCGTCGCGACCAACAACGTGGCCGAGTACAAGGCTCTCCTGCGGGGCCTCGACGAAGCGGCCGCGTTGGGCGCGTCCACCGTTCACGTGCAGAGCGACAGCGAGCTGCTCGTGCGGCAGATTCTCGGGGAGTACAAGGTGCGCAACGAAACCCTGGCGCCGCTGCATCGGGAGGCGCTCGCCCGCATGCGCCGGTTCAGCCGCGTGCACGTCTTTCACGTTCCCAGGGCACGGAACGCGGCCGCGGACGGGCTCGCCAATCGCGCGCTGGACGC contains:
- a CDS encoding C4-type zinc ribbon domain-containing protein produces the protein MSAAEPPSGPPVEASDGTAALAALWAVQQVDARLAALRAERAALDDGTALRAEAASARQAADDAAARLHAAHATLRDHELQLATAETKQKKASGDLYGGRVSNPKELAGLEEELAILARTRDHLEDRILALFDEVERLKGDLAARQAEARALEERLAAHLAVYDRERGRLEAEIGSREAERARLAAAVEPRLLKKYDGIAAQEGGVGMVAIVGGFCGGCHNDVPARFVSRVRGGDVVTCERCHRILYLPDGAR
- a CDS encoding ribonuclease HI family protein — translated: MTGGSRRRPAGRKTGRPSAPGHVPAAASDVTICIDGASRGNPGHASIGVLVLAGGEPLKTIAERIGVATNNVAEYKALLRGLDEAAALGASTVHVQSDSELLVRQILGEYKVRNETLAPLHREALARMRRFSRVHVFHVPRARNAAADGLANRALDAPR